The DNA sequence GGACGTGGGAGGCAGCTTTAGGGGCGATCGCCTCTGGATTGCCGCGTTTACGAATCATCAACAGGGCCGCCGCTAGCATGGTGACACCAAACAACCCCATCTGCACCGTTTCGGTGATCCACGGCAGGGCTGCCAATCGTGCGCCTAGGTAGGCACCCACCATCGCCGCCGGGCCAAAGAGCAAGGCTGTTTTCAAGCGCACATTGCCCATGCGCCAATGGGGAATCGCACCCAACAGGCTGACTGCCCCCACAACCACCAGAGACATGGCGATCGCTGCCTTGGCCGGCACACCCATAACATAGACCAGCACCGGCACCGCCAAAATCGACCCACCACCACCAATTAACCCCAAACTTAGCCCAATGAGGCCAGCTAAAAGGTAGCCAACAATTATCAGAACCATAGGTTACTATCACCCGTGAATCATGGGATAGGGGTAGGCGGCAACCAACAACAACTGTTTCGCCGTGCCCCGTCGCACATTTAGCGGTTGTAGGGAAGTTTTCCCAACAGAGTGGCCATCATGCAGGTGCCGCTAACGCCAGCAAAGGTTAAGCCTGCTCCCACAAAACCGCTCAGGAGCAGAAAGGTAGGAGATACAAAGGCTCCCAGCAACGTACCGGTTAACACCAAGGTTCCAGCAACAATTTGCACCTGCCGCATAATGCTAATGGGCGCGTTAGGATTCACGACGGTGGCTTGCCCAGCCGCCTTCCAAGCCTGTAGGCCGCCATCTAGATGGATCACCTCAGACCACTGATCGGCCAAGAGGCGCTTAGCAGCTTCGGCGGAACGGTTACCGGTTTGGCAATAGAGCACTACAGAGCGATCGCCTTTGGGAAGTTGTTCAGGCTTAAAACTAGATAAGGGCAACGAGTAGGCACCGGGAATATGTTCACCGCGATATTCACTACGTTCTCGTACATCCACCAGCAGAACGCGATCGCTCTCTAGCTCTTGCTGAAGGGTATAAGCATCAATAG is a window from the Candidatus Obscuribacterales bacterium genome containing:
- a CDS encoding rhodanese-like domain-containing protein; this encodes MTILKAPVLQTIDAYTLQQELESDRVLLVDVRERSEYRGEHIPGAYSLPLSSFKPEQLPKGDRSVVLYCQTGNRSAEAAKRLLADQWSEVIHLDGGLQAWKAAGQATVVNPNAPISIMRQVQIVAGTLVLTGTLLGAFVSPTFLLLSGFVGAGLTFAGVSGTCMMATLLGKLPYNR
- a CDS encoding sulfite exporter TauE/SafE family protein, translated to MVLIIVGYLLAGLIGLSLGLIGGGGSILAVPVLVYVMGVPAKAAIAMSLVVVGAVSLLGAIPHWRMGNVRLKTALLFGPAAMVGAYLGARLAALPWITETVQMGLFGVTMLAAALLMIRKRGNPEAIAPKAASHVHKHRWIWIAVEGLGVGVLTGLVGVGGGFAIVPALVLLGNVPMKQATGTSLLIIAMKSVTGFLGYLGQVTLDWPLMFTFTLAAIIGMVLGVQLLPSIKAQHLQKGFGYLLFVMAGFILWQNLSP